One Acidimicrobiales bacterium genomic region harbors:
- the aroQ gene encoding type II 3-dehydroquinate dehydratase: MSRPTVLLLSGPNLQMLGTREPEVYGTATLDDHVATARAVADTHGLELEHLQSNHEGVLVDAVAAARGRCAAIVINPGAFTHYSWAIHDALAAFEGPVIELHLSNPNAREPWRHTSVVAPVATGTIVGFGGHGYRLAIGAVAEILAGDGS; this comes from the coding sequence ATGAGCCGTCCGACCGTCCTGTTGCTGTCCGGGCCGAATCTGCAGATGCTCGGCACCCGCGAACCGGAGGTGTACGGCACGGCGACCCTCGACGACCACGTCGCGACGGCCCGCGCCGTTGCGGATACGCACGGGCTCGAGCTGGAGCATCTCCAGTCCAACCACGAGGGTGTGCTCGTCGACGCCGTGGCGGCGGCCCGCGGCCGTTGCGCGGCGATCGTCATCAATCCGGGTGCGTTCACCCACTACAGCTGGGCCATCCACGACGCCCTCGCCGCCTTCGAAGGCCCGGTGATCGAACTGCACCTCTCGAACCCGAACGCACGCGAGCCCTGGCGTCACACCTCCGTCGTCGCCCCTGTGGCCACGGGGACCATCGTCGGTTTCGGTGGCCACGGCTACCGGCTCGCCATCGGCGCCGTCGCGGAGATCCTCGCCGGCGACGGATCGTGA
- a CDS encoding GNAT family N-acetyltransferase — MIPLPDPPLADGRVRLRPWRDADAGALVAAWSDPEVVRWTAVPPDPSPAVARRWIAGDPQRRREHLSLDLVICEDGAAHRDDDDSGAAPQVCGEVGLAGFRPGSRVAMIGYWAAPHRRGTGMTSAAVELVATWALATLDLDALVALCDPRNPAAVAVAAGRGFVEARVADDGRRILVRRRAAR; from the coding sequence GTGATCCCACTCCCGGACCCCCCGCTCGCCGACGGGCGGGTGCGGCTGCGTCCCTGGCGCGACGCCGATGCCGGGGCGCTCGTCGCAGCGTGGTCCGACCCCGAGGTCGTCCGGTGGACGGCGGTTCCACCCGACCCGTCACCCGCCGTCGCCCGACGCTGGATCGCCGGAGATCCCCAGCGCCGTCGGGAGCACCTGTCGCTCGACCTGGTCATCTGCGAGGACGGTGCCGCCCACCGTGACGACGACGACTCCGGCGCCGCGCCGCAGGTGTGCGGAGAAGTGGGACTGGCCGGCTTCCGACCCGGCTCGCGTGTCGCGATGATCGGCTACTGGGCGGCGCCGCACCGGCGGGGCACCGGGATGACCTCTGCGGCGGTCGAACTCGTGGCGACCTGGGCGCTCGCGACACTCGACCTCGACGCGCTCGTCGCCCTGTGTGACCCCCGCAACCCGGCAGCGGTGGCGGTCGCCGCCGGCCGTGGCTTCGTGGAGGCCCGCGTCGCGGACGACGGCCGCCGCATCCTGGTGAGACGGCGGGCGGCACGGTAG
- a CDS encoding aspartate carbamoyltransferase catalytic subunit translates to MSHPPIGPHLLGIDGLSRADIVTVLDTADEFAEVSRREIPKVPALRGRTVASVFFEPSTRTRLSFESAAKRLSADTMTFAPATSSLGKGESVRDTVQTLEAMGADCLIVRHRSAGVPRQVTRWVDAVVINAGDGTHEHPTQALLDAMTIRRHLDTVEGIHVAIVGDIAHSRVARSEVLALRTLGAEVTLVGPRTLMPPDVEGWGVAVSADLDAVLATVDVVYLLRMQLERQHEALVPSMREYHERFGLTAARAAALRSETLVMHPGPMNRGIELAGDVPELERSVVLEQVTNGVALRMAVLYLLLGGPREHDKPDTDGESSQETTKR, encoded by the coding sequence ATGAGTCACCCGCCGATCGGGCCGCACCTGCTGGGAATCGACGGGCTGAGTCGAGCCGACATCGTCACGGTGCTCGACACCGCCGACGAGTTCGCCGAGGTCTCCCGACGCGAGATCCCGAAGGTGCCCGCGCTGAGGGGCCGCACGGTTGCCAGCGTCTTCTTCGAGCCGTCGACGAGGACCCGCCTGTCGTTCGAGTCGGCGGCGAAGCGCCTCTCGGCGGACACGATGACGTTCGCCCCGGCCACGTCGTCGCTCGGAAAGGGCGAGTCGGTGCGTGACACCGTGCAGACCCTCGAGGCGATGGGAGCCGACTGTCTCATCGTGCGCCACCGCTCCGCCGGGGTGCCTCGCCAGGTCACCCGCTGGGTCGACGCCGTCGTGATCAACGCCGGGGACGGGACCCATGAACACCCGACCCAGGCACTACTGGACGCGATGACCATCCGCCGTCACCTCGACACCGTCGAGGGCATCCACGTGGCCATCGTCGGCGACATCGCCCACTCGCGTGTCGCCCGCTCGGAGGTCCTGGCGCTGCGCACACTCGGGGCGGAGGTGACCCTCGTCGGGCCCCGGACGCTGATGCCGCCCGACGTCGAGGGGTGGGGCGTAGCGGTGAGTGCGGACCTCGACGCGGTACTGGCGACGGTCGACGTCGTCTACCTGCTGCGGATGCAACTCGAACGCCAACACGAGGCGCTGGTCCCCTCCATGCGGGAGTACCACGAGCGGTTCGGCCTGACCGCTGCCCGGGCGGCGGCGCTGCGCTCCGAGACACTCGTGATGCACCCGGGCCCGATGAACCGCGGTATCGAGTTGGCCGGTGACGTCCCCGAACTGGAACGATCGGTCGTACTCGAGCAGGTGACCAACGGAGTGGCGCTGCGCATGGCCGTTCTCTACCTCCTGCTCGGTGGCCCGCGTGAACACGACAAGCCCGACACCGACGGCGAGAGCTCACAGGAGACGACGAAGCGATGA
- the nusB gene encoding transcription antitermination factor NusB: protein MNDAGRAGPGRRGSRERVLGLLYEADMSGVDPVEVLDAQTVAPDRYAREAVRGFAQAAPDVDAIIEDASHGWHLERMPRVDRALLRLATWELAHRPDVPTGVILSEAVELAKEYSTEDSGRFVNGVLAEIARRTRPDAPAEDPTPA, encoded by the coding sequence GTGAACGACGCCGGGCGCGCCGGACCGGGACGCCGGGGCTCGCGGGAGCGTGTCCTCGGACTGCTCTACGAGGCCGACATGTCCGGCGTCGATCCCGTCGAGGTTCTCGACGCGCAGACCGTCGCTCCGGACCGCTACGCCCGGGAGGCGGTGCGCGGCTTCGCGCAGGCCGCCCCGGATGTCGACGCCATCATCGAAGACGCGTCCCACGGCTGGCACCTCGAGCGCATGCCGCGTGTGGACCGGGCGCTGCTCCGCCTCGCCACCTGGGAACTCGCCCATCGCCCCGACGTGCCGACAGGCGTCATCTTGTCCGAGGCCGTCGAGTTGGCCAAGGAGTACTCCACCGAGGACTCCGGCCGTTTCGTGAACGGTGTTCTGGCGGAGATCGCCCGGCGCACCCGCCCCGACGCCCCCGCAGAGGATCCGACGCCGGCGTGA
- a CDS encoding dihydroorotase: MTDTVITGGLVVDETGERRADVVFGDDGTILAVGDDLSASRRIDAGGCIVAPGLVDLHTHLRQPGGEEAETVETGSRAAVLGGFTAVVAMPNTDPPIDSASVVREVLALGEASLCDVAVAGAITIGRKGETLAPMAEMAALGCTIFTDDGTGVQDARLMRRALEYAGDLGVRLAQHCEVDALSAGGHMNEGEWSSRLGIPGIPAEAEELMVMRDIALARLTGTHVHFQHLSTAGSVAMVAAARQAGLPVSAEAATHHFTLTDEACAAFDPIFKVNPPLRTPRDRDAVASGLADGTIDAIATDHAPHPTHRKQQPFDEAPPGMLGLETALALALTELDMEIPAVLAAMSWRPARIAGLARHGRPVAPGEPANLCVIDPEATWTVDPEASASRSRNNPYAGRELRGRVRHTVVSGEAVVLDGEALR; encoded by the coding sequence ATGACCGACACCGTGATCACCGGGGGCCTCGTGGTCGATGAGACCGGCGAGCGCCGTGCCGACGTGGTCTTCGGGGACGACGGCACGATTCTCGCTGTCGGGGACGACCTGAGCGCGTCGCGTCGCATCGATGCCGGCGGGTGCATCGTCGCGCCCGGACTCGTCGACCTCCACACCCACCTGCGTCAACCGGGAGGCGAGGAGGCCGAGACGGTCGAGACCGGGAGCCGCGCCGCGGTGCTCGGCGGTTTCACAGCGGTGGTCGCCATGCCGAACACCGACCCGCCGATCGACTCGGCGTCGGTGGTGCGCGAGGTTCTCGCGCTCGGCGAGGCCTCGCTCTGTGACGTCGCCGTCGCCGGCGCGATCACGATCGGTCGCAAGGGCGAGACGCTGGCGCCGATGGCCGAGATGGCGGCGCTGGGCTGCACGATCTTCACCGACGACGGTACGGGCGTCCAGGACGCCCGACTCATGCGGCGGGCCCTCGAGTACGCCGGCGACCTCGGGGTGCGACTCGCCCAGCACTGCGAGGTCGACGCACTGTCGGCGGGCGGGCACATGAACGAAGGGGAGTGGTCGAGCCGCCTCGGCATCCCTGGGATCCCCGCGGAGGCCGAGGAGTTGATGGTCATGCGCGACATCGCCCTCGCCCGCCTCACCGGAACCCACGTCCACTTCCAGCACCTGTCGACCGCCGGTTCGGTCGCCATGGTCGCCGCCGCTCGCCAGGCCGGACTGCCAGTGAGCGCCGAAGCAGCGACGCACCACTTCACGCTCACCGACGAGGCCTGCGCCGCGTTCGACCCCATCTTCAAGGTGAATCCGCCCCTGCGGACGCCGCGGGACCGCGATGCGGTGGCATCGGGGCTCGCAGACGGCACCATCGATGCCATAGCCACCGATCACGCTCCCCACCCGACGCACCGCAAGCAACAGCCCTTCGACGAGGCACCCCCCGGGATGCTCGGCCTCGAGACGGCATTGGCGCTCGCACTCACGGAACTGGACATGGAGATCCCCGCCGTTCTCGCAGCGATGTCGTGGCGGCCGGCCCGCATCGCCGGCCTCGCCCGCCACGGTCGCCCGGTCGCCCCCGGCGAGCCTGCCAACCTCTGCGTCATCGACCCCGAGGCCACCTGGACGGTCGACCCCGAGGCCAGCGCGAGCCGCAGCCGCAACAACCCGTATGCAGGTCGGGAACTGCGGGGCCGGGTGCGCCACACCGTCGTGTCCGGCGAAGCCGTCGTCCTCGACGGCGAGGCGCTCCGGTGA
- the efp gene encoding elongation factor P produces MATTTTNDLKNGMTLDLDDGLFQVVEFQHVKPGKGGAFVRTTLRNVRTGSTVDRTFRAGEKVERAIVDKREMQYLYRDGADYVFMDTQTYDQMPISESTLGDATNYLIENNNAVLLMYGDEIIGTDLPAAVVLEITETEPGIQGDRVSGATKPATVETGLVVSVPLFVGPGEKIKVDTRSGAYLSRA; encoded by the coding sequence ATGGCGACGACCACGACGAACGACCTGAAGAACGGCATGACGCTGGATCTCGATGACGGCCTCTTCCAGGTCGTCGAGTTCCAACACGTCAAGCCGGGCAAGGGCGGTGCCTTCGTGCGGACGACGCTGCGCAACGTCCGGACCGGATCAACGGTCGACCGGACCTTCCGGGCCGGTGAGAAGGTCGAGCGGGCCATCGTCGACAAGCGTGAGATGCAGTACCTGTACCGTGACGGCGCCGACTACGTCTTCATGGACACCCAGACCTACGACCAGATGCCGATCTCCGAGTCCACCCTCGGCGACGCGACGAACTACCTGATCGAGAACAACAACGCCGTGCTGTTGATGTACGGCGACGAGATCATCGGGACCGATCTGCCCGCTGCGGTCGTGCTGGAGATCACCGAGACCGAGCCGGGAATCCAGGGAGACCGAGTGTCGGGCGCGACGAAGCCGGCCACGGTCGAAACCGGCCTCGTCGTCAGCGTCCCGCTGTTCGTCGGGCCGGGAGAGAAGATCAAGGTCGACACCCGCTCCGGCGCCTATCTCTCACGGGCGTGA
- the pyrR gene encoding bifunctional pyr operon transcriptional regulator/uracil phosphoribosyltransferase PyrR — MAERERRLLGAASTPFVTGDPVMDRGDVDRSLYRMAHEILERDGTDGLALVGLQTGGVDLAERLAAIIGEATDSEAPPVGVLDVALHRDDVGLRPVVAPAPTRIPFDVSGRTVVLVDDVLFTGRTVRAALDALTDFGRPRVVRLAVMIDRGHRELPIRPDFVGRNLPTSRSQLVSVDADGVRIGGTAGEAT; from the coding sequence GTGGCCGAACGCGAACGGCGGCTCCTCGGAGCCGCGAGCACGCCATTCGTCACCGGTGATCCGGTGATGGACCGTGGAGACGTCGACCGATCCCTCTACCGCATGGCCCACGAGATCCTCGAGCGCGACGGTACCGACGGTCTCGCCCTCGTCGGGTTGCAGACCGGCGGCGTGGACCTGGCCGAGCGGCTGGCCGCGATCATCGGGGAGGCGACCGACTCCGAGGCGCCCCCCGTGGGTGTTCTCGACGTGGCGCTGCACCGCGACGACGTCGGGTTGCGGCCTGTCGTCGCGCCGGCGCCGACCCGGATCCCCTTCGACGTCAGCGGTAGGACCGTCGTGCTCGTCGACGACGTCCTGTTCACCGGCCGCACCGTGCGTGCGGCCCTCGATGCGCTCACCGACTTCGGACGCCCACGGGTCGTGCGCCTCGCGGTGATGATCGACCGGGGACACCGTGAGCTGCCGATACGGCCCGACTTCGTCGGTCGCAACCTTCCGACGAGCCGCTCCCAGTTGGTTTCCGTGGACGCCGACGGTGTCCGCATCGGCGGGACCGCGGGCGAGGCGACGTGA
- a CDS encoding 3-dehydroquinate synthase family protein, translating to MIVVPVPLGERSYEVLVGDGARHELARVVPAGVRRVAVVTQAGVGVDVDPGVEHRVFTIGDGETAKSLTTVEDLCGRFARWGLTRADAVVAVGGGLVTDVAGFAAAVYHRGIPVVHVSTTLLGQIDAAIGGKTGVNLAEGKNLVGAFWQPSAVICDTGVLATLPPREYRSGLGELAKYHFLGGGRLDDLSIEERVAACVRIKADVVAGDETESGRRAILNYGHTLAHALEIAGRFDLRHGEAVAIGLIYAAELARNLGRIDDEAVAEHRRVVARYELPDHLPAGVDGDEIVELFGRDKKAVDGVTFVLDGPDGVEPVTGIDRDLLLATLETIR from the coding sequence ATGATCGTCGTCCCCGTCCCGCTGGGTGAGCGGTCCTACGAGGTCCTCGTCGGCGACGGAGCGCGCCACGAGCTCGCCCGGGTCGTTCCGGCCGGCGTGCGGCGCGTGGCGGTCGTCACCCAGGCGGGGGTCGGCGTCGACGTCGACCCCGGGGTCGAGCACCGTGTGTTCACCATCGGCGACGGCGAGACCGCCAAGTCACTCACCACTGTCGAGGACCTGTGCGGCCGCTTCGCCCGATGGGGGCTGACCCGCGCCGACGCCGTCGTGGCTGTCGGCGGCGGGCTCGTCACCGACGTGGCGGGCTTCGCCGCCGCGGTCTACCACCGCGGCATACCCGTCGTCCATGTGTCGACCACCCTGCTCGGCCAGATCGACGCAGCCATCGGAGGGAAGACCGGCGTCAACCTGGCCGAGGGCAAGAACCTCGTCGGTGCGTTCTGGCAGCCGAGTGCGGTGATATGTGACACCGGGGTCCTGGCCACGCTGCCGCCGCGCGAGTACCGCAGCGGCCTCGGCGAGCTGGCCAAGTACCACTTCCTGGGCGGCGGCCGACTCGACGACCTCTCCATCGAGGAGCGGGTGGCCGCGTGCGTCCGGATCAAGGCCGACGTGGTCGCAGGAGACGAGACCGAGTCGGGGCGGCGGGCGATCCTGAACTACGGGCACACCCTCGCGCATGCGCTCGAGATCGCGGGGCGCTTCGACCTCCGCCACGGTGAAGCCGTCGCGATCGGGCTGATCTACGCCGCGGAACTCGCCCGCAACCTCGGCCGCATCGACGACGAGGCGGTCGCGGAACACCGACGCGTCGTCGCACGCTACGAACTTCCCGACCACCTACCGGCCGGTGTCGACGGCGACGAGATCGTCGAGTTGTTCGGTCGTGACAAGAAGGCGGTCGACGGGGTCACCTTCGTCCTCGACGGCCCTGACGGCGTCGAGCCGGTCACCGGCATCGACCGCGATCTGCTGCTCGCCACCCTGGAGACCATCCGATGA
- a CDS encoding Xaa-Pro peptidase family protein: MTTGDLPALDVSGRLDRVLADLGDAGCEVLVVSGRSNVRWLSGFTGSAGVAVVSASDAVLVTDARYGARADEELAASSSPFSVVVADGPHSELQRLLGSGDRLGLEAAHVSWEDRRTYGEWFPDVDIVAVSGLVERHRMIKDTAELARMRRAARIADAALGEMLPALVDGPTERELATALADAMVRHGAHGVAFPTIVATGPNAARPHHTAGDRVIGSGELVIIDSGAMVDGYRSDMTRTVCVGEPRPGDAELVALVTAAQQAGVDAVTAGVPTRDVDGACRDLIAAAGRADAFVHGAGHGVGLDIHEAPRVSRRADEVLAVGMVVTVEPGVYLDGLTGVRVEDTVVVTDSGAERLTLAPKTLVV; encoded by the coding sequence GTGACCACGGGCGATCTGCCCGCGCTCGACGTCTCGGGGCGTCTCGACCGCGTCCTGGCCGACCTGGGCGACGCCGGATGTGAGGTGCTCGTCGTCAGCGGCCGTTCCAACGTGCGTTGGCTGAGCGGATTCACCGGCTCGGCGGGTGTCGCCGTCGTGAGCGCCTCGGACGCGGTCCTCGTGACAGACGCGCGCTACGGCGCCCGCGCCGACGAGGAGCTGGCGGCGTCATCGAGTCCGTTCTCGGTGGTGGTCGCCGATGGTCCCCACAGTGAGCTTCAGCGCCTGCTCGGCTCCGGGGACCGGCTCGGTCTCGAGGCCGCCCACGTGTCGTGGGAGGACCGCCGGACCTACGGGGAGTGGTTCCCCGACGTGGACATCGTCGCTGTGAGCGGGCTCGTCGAGCGCCACAGGATGATCAAGGACACCGCCGAGCTGGCCCGGATGCGGCGCGCGGCACGGATCGCCGACGCTGCCCTGGGGGAGATGCTGCCGGCACTCGTCGACGGTCCGACCGAGCGCGAGCTGGCGACGGCCCTCGCCGACGCAATGGTGCGGCACGGGGCGCACGGTGTCGCTTTCCCGACGATCGTCGCAACGGGTCCCAATGCGGCGCGGCCCCACCACACCGCCGGCGACAGGGTGATCGGTTCCGGTGAGCTCGTGATCATCGACTCGGGCGCGATGGTGGACGGCTACCGCTCCGACATGACCCGTACCGTCTGCGTGGGCGAGCCCCGCCCCGGCGACGCCGAGCTCGTCGCACTGGTCACCGCGGCCCAACAGGCCGGCGTGGACGCGGTCACCGCGGGTGTGCCCACCCGGGACGTGGACGGGGCATGCCGGGACCTCATCGCCGCCGCCGGCCGTGCAGACGCGTTCGTGCACGGTGCCGGCCACGGGGTCGGTCTCGACATCCACGAGGCACCCCGCGTGTCGCGGCGGGCCGACGAGGTGCTCGCTGTCGGGATGGTCGTGACTGTGGAACCGGGCGTCTATCTGGACGGCCTCACCGGCGTGCGGGTCGAGGACACGGTCGTGGTCACCGACAGCGGGGCCGAGCGTCTGACTCTGGCGCCGAAGACCCTCGTCGTCTGA
- a CDS encoding shikimate kinase translates to MRHVALIGMMGSGKSTVGRRVAALTGREFVDLDDAIVAREGTSIPDIFATDGEAAFRGAEFEALVAVLARTDPVVVATGGGVVMTAACRELLDRGADVVWLRTSPTCLAGRVGDGRGRPLLSGEDPATVLRRLADDREPFYAATADVVVDTDGLTVDAVAELVVSRLASEATT, encoded by the coding sequence ATGCGTCATGTCGCCCTCATCGGGATGATGGGCTCGGGGAAGTCCACCGTCGGTCGACGCGTCGCGGCGCTCACCGGACGGGAGTTCGTCGATCTCGACGACGCGATCGTGGCCCGCGAGGGCACCTCGATCCCCGACATCTTCGCAACCGACGGCGAGGCGGCCTTCCGCGGGGCCGAGTTCGAGGCGCTCGTCGCTGTGTTGGCCCGGACCGACCCCGTGGTCGTCGCCACCGGCGGCGGCGTCGTCATGACGGCCGCCTGTCGCGAGCTCCTCGACCGCGGCGCCGATGTCGTCTGGCTCCGCACGAGTCCGACCTGTCTGGCCGGGCGCGTCGGCGACGGCCGCGGCCGCCCACTCCTCTCCGGCGAGGACCCCGCGACCGTGCTGAGGCGTCTCGCCGATGACCGTGAGCCGTTCTACGCAGCGACTGCGGACGTGGTCGTCGACACCGACGGGCTGACCGTCGACGCGGTGGCGGAACTCGTCGTCAGCCGGCTCGCCTCGGAGGCCACCACATGA